One genomic region from Rosa rugosa chromosome 1, drRosRugo1.1, whole genome shotgun sequence encodes:
- the LOC133726566 gene encoding small ribosomal subunit protein uS3x produces MATQMSKKRKFVADGVFFAELNELLMRELAEDGYSGAEVRVTPMRTEIIIRATRTQNVLGEKGRRIRELTSVVQKRFKFPEKGVELYAEKVANRGLCSTAQAESLRYKLLGGLPVRRACYGVLRFVMESGAKGCEVIVSGKLRAQRAKSMKFKDGYMISSGQPVNEYIDAAVRHVLLRQVVLGIKVKIMLDWDPKGKQGPMTPLPDLVTIHQPKDDEFVRRPGTRN; encoded by the coding sequence ATGGCGACCCAGATGAGCAAGAAGCGAAAGTTCGTCGCTGACGGTGTTTTCTTCGCCGAGCTCAACGAGCTTCTGATGAGAGAGCTCGCCGAGGACGGCTACTCCGGCGCTGAGGTTAGGGTTACGCCGATGCGCACTGAGATCATAATCAGGGCGACTCGGACTCAAAACGTGCTCGGAGAGAAGGGAAGGAGGATTAGGGAGCTGACCTCAGTTGTGCAGAAGAGGTTTAAGTTCCCGGAGAAAGGTGTGGAGCTTTATGCTGAGAAGGTAGCCAACAGAGGGCTCTGCTCTACTGCCCAGGCTGAGTCTCTTCGCTACAAGCTTCTCGGAGGCCTACCGGTTCGCAGGGCCTGCTATGGTGTTTTGAGATTTGTCATGGAAAGTGGTGCAAAGGGTTGTGAGGTGATTGTTAGTGGAAAGCTGAGGGCACAGAGAGCCAAGTCCATGAAGTTCAAGGATGGATACATGATTTCTTCTGGTCAGCCAGTCAATGAGTACATTGACGCAGCTGTGAGACATGTTCTCCTTAGACAGGTTGTTCTTGGTATTAAGGTCAAGATCATGCTCGACTGGGATCCCAAGGGCAAGCAAGGACCCATGACTCCTTTACCTGATCTTGTTACAATCCACCAACCAAAGGATGATGAGTTTGTCAGGCGGCCGGGCACCAGAAATTGA